In one Neobacillus sp. WH10 genomic region, the following are encoded:
- a CDS encoding VOC family protein encodes METNMIQKVGQIGVPVKVLDRAIQFYKDKLGLALLFNTDSMAFFECNGLRLLLSLPEKDEFANSSSVVYFQVKNIKKTYETLVSNEVTFIDEPHIVAKMGQIETWMTFFKDTEGNTHALMSEVQAL; translated from the coding sequence TTGGAAACTAATATGATTCAAAAAGTTGGGCAAATCGGGGTACCAGTTAAAGTGTTAGACAGGGCAATACAATTTTACAAAGATAAACTGGGGCTTGCCCTTTTATTTAATACAGACAGTATGGCTTTCTTTGAATGCAACGGTCTGCGTCTCCTGTTAAGCCTGCCAGAAAAAGATGAATTTGCTAATTCAAGTTCAGTTGTTTATTTTCAAGTTAAAAATATCAAGAAAACTTATGAGACTTTAGTAAGTAATGAAGTTACTTTTATTGATGAACCACATATCGTTGCAAAAATGGGACAAATTGAAACATGGATGACGTTTTTTAAAGACACTGAAGGGAATACTCATGCTTTAATGAGTGAAGTTCAAGCCTTATAA
- a CDS encoding AraC family transcriptional regulator, whose amino-acid sequence MSNKSSSNYVLHAKSSQFYWEGNGQLSIKTFSNGKAHYKTSKGFFAVEESRYLLLNEGSYTILIDENKEVESFCIFFKDGFAKEVLKTYRESTHKLLSDPFMETSSIGFFEKTFHTPQRLSSQINIFKENLSVLKNDLVGYEEQFHKLMQTLLFAHFDTLKEVESLHAIRTSTREELYRRISTAHDYIRSFYNKPIKLNDIARIACLSPNHLLRTYSQIFGKTPHQHISEYRILKAKDLLRNLDFTITDITFELGFTNPVSFSKMFKQHVGVSPIQFRKKVILDKKY is encoded by the coding sequence ATGAGTAATAAGAGTTCAAGTAATTATGTCTTACATGCCAAAAGCAGCCAATTTTACTGGGAAGGAAATGGCCAATTATCCATTAAAACATTCTCTAATGGGAAGGCGCATTATAAGACCAGTAAAGGCTTTTTTGCTGTTGAAGAGAGCAGATACCTGCTTCTTAATGAAGGTTCCTATACAATTTTAATTGACGAAAATAAGGAAGTTGAATCTTTTTGTATCTTTTTTAAAGATGGATTTGCAAAGGAAGTTTTAAAGACCTATAGAGAATCAACCCATAAACTTCTAAGTGATCCTTTTATGGAAACAAGTTCTATTGGTTTCTTTGAAAAAACATTTCATACACCTCAAAGACTATCTTCTCAGATAAACATATTTAAAGAGAACTTATCAGTCCTTAAGAATGATCTAGTTGGTTATGAGGAACAATTCCACAAATTAATGCAAACTTTATTGTTCGCACATTTCGATACATTGAAAGAAGTCGAATCCTTACATGCGATACGAACTTCTACACGTGAAGAATTATATAGAAGGATCAGTACGGCCCATGATTATATCAGGTCCTTTTATAACAAGCCAATAAAATTAAATGACATTGCTCGGATTGCTTGCCTTTCGCCAAACCATTTATTAAGAACTTACTCACAAATATTTGGCAAAACGCCTCATCAGCATATTTCTGAATATAGGATTCTAAAGGCAAAGGACCTTTTAAGAAATTTAGACTTCACTATTACAGATATAACTTTTGAACTGGGATTTACTAACCCTGTATCCTTTAGCAAGATGTTTAAGCAGCATGTTGGAGTTTCTCCCATTCAATTTCGTAAAAAGGTGATTTTGGATAAGAAATACTAA
- a CDS encoding DUF6054 family protein, whose protein sequence is MDVSEIVVSITPKEASDKVEEEIVNGSISGTLIDRYHRSIGNIELIVLVLEKYYYRSGNRGSMTVTIDNFEGATKVHAAASGTAQGAIFRFDWGAGNSCINSVIDILEPYRVK, encoded by the coding sequence ATGGATGTTAGTGAGATCGTCGTGTCGATAACTCCTAAAGAAGCAAGTGACAAAGTGGAGGAGGAAATTGTAAATGGAAGTATCTCAGGTACATTAATTGATCGTTATCATCGTTCAATCGGGAATATTGAATTGATTGTTTTAGTGTTAGAAAAATACTATTATCGCTCAGGTAATCGTGGTTCAATGACGGTTACTATCGATAACTTTGAAGGTGCTACAAAAGTACATGCAGCAGCTTCTGGCACTGCCCAAGGAGCTATCTTCCGGTTTGATTGGGGTGCGGGGAACAGTTGTATTAATAGTGTCATAGATATTTTAGAACCGTATAGAGTTAAGTAA